A portion of the Paenibacillus marchantiae genome contains these proteins:
- a CDS encoding sigma-70 family RNA polymerase sigma factor codes for MNEKVTPPESMSEAIGLIWEYQQTQDNEIATVLIRKYEPMVKMAAGKIARNRPDLYEDLYQTGQMALIRLLKQYDINLGIPFEPYAMKSMIGHMKNYLRDKSWYIQVPRRIKEKGALVQHAIDELTVKLERSPGVNEIAEYLDLTPEETIEVLAGRECYHYVSLDSPLSQDESAATLGELISSDVNDFDSVEKRMDLQQALGQLKEQEQKVLILAFQDGQSQRAIAQKLGVSQMSVSRIQKRATEKLKQIMSNASLL; via the coding sequence ATGAATGAAAAAGTGACTCCCCCAGAGTCCATGTCTGAAGCAATAGGTTTGATCTGGGAATACCAGCAAACCCAGGATAACGAAATTGCAACAGTTCTTATCCGCAAATATGAACCGATGGTGAAGATGGCAGCAGGTAAAATTGCGCGGAACCGACCCGATCTGTACGAGGATTTGTATCAGACCGGGCAGATGGCCCTAATTCGTTTGCTCAAGCAATACGATATTAATCTGGGTATTCCGTTTGAACCTTATGCCATGAAGAGCATGATCGGTCATATGAAGAATTATTTAAGGGACAAGTCCTGGTATATTCAGGTGCCCCGTAGAATTAAGGAAAAGGGAGCACTTGTCCAGCATGCCATTGATGAATTGACAGTGAAGCTGGAGCGTTCACCAGGTGTGAACGAGATTGCTGAATACCTGGATTTAACCCCTGAGGAAACCATCGAAGTCTTGGCTGGTCGGGAATGTTACCACTATGTGTCACTGGATTCTCCGCTATCACAGGATGAGAGTGCAGCCACTTTGGGCGAACTAATCAGTTCTGATGTGAATGACTTCGATTCGGTTGAGAAGCGGATGGACTTGCAGCAGGCATTGGGACAATTGAAGGAACAGGAACAAAAAGTGCTTATTTTGGCATTTCAGGATGGTCAGTCGCAGCGGGCAATTGCCCAGAAATTGGGAGTATCCCAAATGAGTGTATCTCGTATCCAAAAGCGAGCCACTGAGAAATTAAAACAGATTATGTCGAATGCTTCATTATTATGA
- the rsbW gene encoding anti-sigma B factor RsbW: protein MNAEVQRVTLNLPATADYVDIVRLNLYGVASKMGFSYEDIEDMKVAVSEACNNSVLYAYSHEGGMVEVVFEVDNDTLAITVKDEGASFENINPAVSRAGLHDKELTDAQIGGLGFYLMQALMDDVSVESETGKGTKVVLVKRLARSEEKV from the coding sequence ATGAATGCAGAAGTTCAAAGAGTCACCCTTAATTTACCGGCGACAGCTGATTACGTTGATATTGTAAGACTCAATCTTTATGGTGTTGCGTCCAAAATGGGATTTTCTTATGAGGACATTGAGGATATGAAGGTTGCTGTATCCGAGGCCTGTAATAACTCTGTACTGTATGCTTACTCACACGAAGGCGGCATGGTTGAGGTTGTGTTCGAAGTGGATAATGACACGCTGGCTATTACCGTCAAAGATGAAGGAGCCAGCTTCGAGAACATTAACCCGGCGGTATCCCGTGCAGGCCTTCATGACAAAGAACTGACGGATGCCCAAATCGGTGGACTTGGATTTTACCTGATGCAAGCTCTGATGGACGATGTCAGTGTGGAAAGTGAGACGGGCAAAGGTACGAAAGTAGTACTCGTAAAACGTCTTGCAAGAAGTGAGGAGAAAGTATGA
- a CDS encoding STAS domain-containing protein: MNTNKNEKFNARTETLDGVCTVYLTGELDLSVAPEFRLVMEPLVDNKEQDLIINMQDLKYIDSTGIGILLSVLKARHGMEARFEVQEVPAQIQKLFDMTGIAKFFVSQKNSQ, from the coding sequence ATGAATACAAATAAAAATGAAAAATTCAATGCAAGAACAGAAACACTTGATGGCGTGTGCACGGTGTATCTGACTGGCGAACTGGATTTGTCGGTTGCTCCTGAATTCCGTTTAGTGATGGAGCCGCTTGTGGACAACAAGGAACAAGATTTGATTATTAACATGCAAGACTTGAAGTACATCGATAGTACAGGGATTGGTATCCTGTTATCTGTTCTGAAAGCACGGCATGGAATGGAAGCTCGCTTTGAAGTACAGGAAGTTCCTGCGCAAATTCAGAAACTTTTTGATATGACGGGTATTGCCAAATTCTTTGTCTCACAGAAGAATTCCCAATAG